The genomic segment aAGACGAGGACACACTGGAACCGCATCACGGTACGAGGATCAAAAACTGCAAAACGCCTTGCCCTCAGGATCTTTTTGCCGGAGCGGTGCATATCCATTCCATGGTTAGAGCCAGAAACATAGATACTGCTGACGCACGCACgcacttttctctcttccttgtaCTCTATGGATTTTTCATCCCTCTTCTGACATCGTCTTTGTTACTCACCACCTGCaagtcttttcttcctttcatTCATTTGCGCCTTACGACGTGTCTGTATCGACGCCATTTTATGTTGGCCCCGCCATACCTGTAACGGTATGGTGGTCCGTCGACCTCCTATCCGGGATCGCTTCTTGCAGACTACAAAATTCTGTTTTACTTGTCTGTACCGGCGTCCCCTAGTTGGAGCCCGTACACCCCAATGGACTCCCCCTGGGTGCATGCTCATCGTATTCGTTAGTCGGTTAGGTGTCAACGCAACGATCAGGCTAGTCCGTTGCATGATTGTGagattttcttcttcgtgtttgcAGGAcaggacgacgaggaagttCGAATGATGACCGAAGGAGGAATGACGCAGTCTgcggaactggagaaaagcgaTTACAATAATATcagtgaagaagacatgGATGCCCTCCTCCGTGAGCCAGAGCTTATCCCTACACGTAAGCTGAAAGACACTTCAAGTCACAGTGAACTACGAATGTCCGATACTACAATGGAGAAACAAGATGCTGGAGGTGTCTCAAGCGTTTGTATGTGTTGGTGCACGGTCAAGGTGGGAATGTGCACCGCAGATACTGGATGCTCAAGTTGTGGTGACGGTTAGAACGTCTGTTCacaaaaggaaaagagaacagaaacgaTTGATAGACAACATGCGATGCATTACACAGAGTGAGAGAACCAGCGAAGTTGACATTGCGCTCCGTGAGACAAGGGAATTTCGGACAAAATAAAGGGACGCAAATATGTGGATTGGGCGACTCATTTACACGTGTATACTTGTCGCACCCGTACGTGCTAGAAGGTTCCGGCGTCTGCGTATGTTACTGCCGTCAGGGTGTGTCTTTTGCCTTGATAATCTTTTCGATTATGTTTGCAACCCCGTTTTACTGCATGACACTAACTTTTCTGCAGGCACAGGTCCTCCCATGAAGTGGTGTTCCGATCCGGTTGAATGGCATTGGGGAAGGCCGCGCTGAGTCATGCCCTGACCAGCTACCTAGGCGATTTCCGCCATTTGATGAAGATATCCTTAGCACAACGTTTGTATCATATTTTGCGCGAGTTTGACTACTTTGTTGCCTCTGCTTCATCTCAGCCGACCACCTCGTCGACTTTTATAAGTTTTACTCAAAGCTTTTTCAGCGGTTGTCGAATGATGCATTGAGTCGGTTCTGGAACACAAGAAGGGCAGTTTCGGCGCCGAAAGTGAATACAATGTTACGCAAGCTCGCGGCGGCCGTGTATACCGCTCGCCAGTTCAAAGCGGTGCGAAAAGTACTGCCGCCATGTTCCGCAGCCGGCCTCGAAACGGCAGTCGCAAAGGATGCAGCTGCTCTTGAGGAGTTTGTTCGAGGAACACTTTTGAAGTTCTTTGGAGAAGAAATTAAGTCTTGCGTGGACGCTCTTCAATCAGAGCTTTTTTTCACGGCCTTCGCGGCGTCCAGGGGAGTCCATGGATTGCCTCGACAAATCAACAGATTCAGAGTGACTGATTTCGAAGTAACAAACGCATACCATCAACGATTGATGAATCATGCTTCTGGTAAGGAAGTGTTTGAAACTGCGGTGGTGATCGGACTGGGCCGCCTGGGGTGCCGGGATTCATGGGAAAGGCAGGTTCATGACTATGCGGAGAAAGCCAGCCTCACAGCGTACGGAACGTATTCCTTGGACCCTCACCGTGGATATCGGCTCATTACTCGATCTGACTGTGTTAATATAAGATGTGGAATACGTCGGATCTCAGCTCACAAATATGTCCGACTCTGTCTGTCGCAAGCCACTCCGTATAGGTTTCGGTTGCCGCTCATCAGTATAAGGCAGCTGCCAGCCGTAACGCCCTGACATGCTGTCGTGCCTTTCTGTAGTTTCTCCTGTCGAGAACTCTCACGTTTCCTTTTGCGCACGCTGCTGTGTGGCGTCACGTGCACTTTATCTCTCTCCGTACTAGCTGCTTGATTATCTGTCCTTGTGGTTGTCTGCCACACTCGACTTCGGTGGGTGATGACCGATGACCGGTGGTTCCTTGTACGCTTGCCTGTGTTTTTTGTTGCATTCGAATTGATTACCTGTTGAGCTTCGTATGCCCCACCGTCATTCACTTTTGTGCTCTCTTGCATCAACACAGTCACTCAGTTGTAGCATGTATCCACGTGCCGCCTTACTGGTCGTTATTTGAATTCGCCGGAGCAGGTGCTGTTTGTATGCACCTGTCTCATGCAATTCCTGTGCGAAACTATGCACGTGTGCTGAATCCTATCTACTCCATAGATATCCGTGCATGAACAACTTTGGTGTGCATCCGTCTGCCCCTGGGCACTTCCCATGTACACGCCCCCTTAATGTTCTTCAGACGCTCTTGGCAATTAATAATTCACACATGTCTATGTGAGAATTTTGTGGTTTGAGGATTCCAGCTTGACCAAAGATTTCTACTGGCACTATAGGCTTTTTTTTTGCATTTTCACATTATGTCGGAGTTGTTCCTCACAAGGTGTGAACCTAATTCTGACTCTGCAACTGCGCCACGGTCATTCATCGATATGGGAAGGGACCGTAAGGATGCACTTGCGTTGTCAGGGTTGAAATGTGTATCCAGAAGTGAGCGGTGCGAAAATCGCATCCACATATTGGTGCGCGTGACAAGAAGTGGCCCACGTTGGTGCTGGTCACTCCGCAACATACCAACCTGGTGTATTGATCCCTTTCATGCTCCTTGCATTGAATCAGGAAGCCTACTTGAGGGAAAAACCACAGCGACCGTGGACAGTCGTACGTGGGCGAAAGAGTAGAAGCATAGTTTCTGTGTGGTGAGCTAAAACCGTGTCAGATTCCCGGCTCTACATCGAATGCGCATGCTTGTAATACCAGATATTGGTTGGTGCCATCATCTGGTTCCTTTGGtctgcatatacatattttATCTTTCGTATACGGTTCGTGTATGACTGTCAGAACTCGCTCTGAGACTGTCGGGACGGCGACCCGTCGGTGACTGGGCCGCCCTCCTCAAGCGACGGCCAGACATTAGCCAAGGTAAGCGGTAGATACAGACGCTTACATGTACAGGGAATGGTTAAGACCACATGCGTTGTCAATCGTGAGAGAAATGCGTCATTGCGACCCTGTCCtcatgcgtttctcttgcAGGGCTATCCCCGCACTAAAGTTCTTTTTCTAGCTGCCACTGTTATCGAGCAGCATTATCTGTCGCCGTGAATGGTCGTTTTGTTGTTTTACATCAACTCGCATTGACGACGCTATTTGTTTGCGAGGTTGTAGTCGGTTGTTTAGTTATTACTGTGTTCCATCCACATTTTGTCCTACATTCCTGTGTCTGACTATTTCGATTATGCCTCGGGCATTCGACTGTTGCACTTCTTTGTCTGAGTAGCTGTCCTGCTTAGCTTGACTTGGCTAAAATATGGGGCACAACTCAAAAAGAGAGAGTGCCACGTTACCAGCTTTGAGCCACTCTTGCTCCATCCTTTGGCATTTCACTACTTTTCTCCATGGTGccttttctgttcctctgcaTTGCAGGCCTACCTGAGACGTCTCAACTGAAATTGATTATAGCAGCAGACGCAACGGGTAAGGAGGCTTCAGCTGGAGGAAGAAGTTGATGTAACTTGCTAGATTCGCGAAAATCTATCAGGATACGTGACGAACGACCACTGTgcagatatagatatacatattaCATTCCGAAACGAACCCGTTCTTGGCTGTGAGGTGCGGACGCTGTCGTGAGATATTAACAGAGGTGTGCACATGCTGTCTCCACTGATGCATGGACCAGCTGCGGATGTCACGGCAAGCAGGACGATTCGGCATGCGTTTCTGCCATGTTCTCGCTAGACAGTGACACCTCAAGGCAGCGCCGGGTGTTCGCGTGACCGTTCCGATCCGGTAGGGTGTCAGTGAACCTGTTCAGGTGCACCGGAACGTACACGCATGCTGAAGACAATTTTGAAAGATCATGCGACCTCCTCCGCGCGTTGTCGCAGTCTTACCGTACATCCTTCTGAGCCTCAGCGATGCACCAGGATGTACACGGGCCAGAGAGCTGCATGTTTGATTCCATGTGGTATTGTTGGATATGCTGTACTCAGAATCCAAGTTTGCATCGCGGTTTCCTCTAGAGCTTTTCACGATTCTGTCGAAGGGCGGCGGTAGTTCTTCCCCCCCTCAAGAAAGTATCAACAACCCTGTAACGCCCTTATTTTCAGACGTTATCCAAATTTCAGGTCAGTTCCTCACTTTCTGCGTGTTTCACCAAGTTCGACGACTTTCCTGAAATAGGACAACTAAATACCCATCCGTGAGAGACGTTTAATTGAATGACATTGCACTATTAGTATTCACGGATTGCCGCGTACAGTCGCTGTTTCCGACTTCCCAAGGTGCATACGTTTATCCGTTTCAGCGGATACACATCTGAACACTCAAAGACGAATACACCCACTTTCGAATATGGAagcctctctctgtatatacatgGTCTGAATATCTATCGGCTCACGAAGGAGGTTACATATTCATTCAAACGTACACACACGATTACACATGTGCATCAACAGGCCGTGCAAGTTTAGGGACGGTTCGTGCATATTTGCGCGTGTAAATAGCTATCGCTGTGGCAACCTGACAGAACGTGTGTCGAACGGTGCCACAACGTTGAACTGTTCCCACGAAAGCAGTTACTTGTAATTCGTAGGTCGCTGCCGTATCCCGAGATTCCATGATGCCCGACGGCTTGTGAATAAGCGGAGAGTATATGCTGGCGCTAGTGTGCAATGGTATCAGGCGCAAACGAGTGTAACGCTACTGGGCGGCCGTGCAGGAAGCGGTAGTGACTGTCAGGATAACTCAACTCACTGAAACCTGTATTTTGAAGGAAGTGTGCGATTCACTGCTGTTAGGTTAGGGAGATACACGTTTCATTCACCTATTGATTGTGACTATGTTACTCTGTGGGTTTGATGTCGCTTCTGTATCAGATCTCTCCCCCGACTTCTTGAACTCATTCCTCACACATGTACTCAACCGGAGGAGTCGGGCGATTAGGCACGCTCGTCGCTACATGCGATTGAAAAGCAATTACAAGGCGATGAATTGGCTTCTTTGCTCGATGACTACCGGGATTCAGCTTTTGTCAGAATCATTAATTGTTCGCTCGCTTGATGTAGCGGACTCCTCGAAGCGGCTACGGGCGGAAAAGCGGATGCGGAAAGTACTGAACAATTCGTGGCTAATTTTCGGTGTAAATCCTCACGACATAAGACGATTGGAAGAGATTCTTGCGACACACGCCTCTGAGAAGACGTTAGACCTCAGGCAACAGCTTGCAGCAGAAGGTGGTGCTGCTGGAGATGTACGAGATGTGCTCGCCTACATGGTGCAAGGTGAGCGAAAGCATGTCACTATCACGCTCAGAAATACCGAAGCGGAAAGGGGATGTCTTCCATTTGTCGGAATTAAAGTGAGGCCGGAGTGAACACAAGCAAGAGCACAGCCATTTGCGATTTTGATTCGTTTTTTCACTCCGCGTATCAGAAGAAGTCCACAAAATTGCGAACTTGTGCTGGGATTTACTGAAGGAGATACCAAAAACGGAGATCGTTCCTTATCGGtatgtttttctctcgcctccacaaCAAATATGAGTCTTGTGCTCTGGGCATGGAGTTATGACAAGCGATTAGTGCAACCGCATTTCCTTTCGGCAAGGAGGTAATGGTTCGCGCTTGTCATGCATAGCTGAGGCCGTATGGATGCAGTCCATTGCTGACTCATGGGACGGAAGTCGTGCTGTAAATGAGTTGCTGAACGGCGATTTGAGCTTGCGTGGAAGCATACCATGAAAACGGGAGAGTGTTGAGACGTGCAGTTGCACTGCGGCCAGAGGGGCTCCACGCaccttttctccgttttctgcctcATTGCCTTTGCGTCAGATGCTATCGAAGCGGTGAGAAAGTTGGACCTTCTCGGCTTGCTGCAGGACGCGTCGCACGCGGAGAACATCCTGGAGGGGAGTAAGTCCGTTGTGTAATTGTCGATTGCAACTCACTAATGCGTGAGAATCTGGAAACCGTGGCGTGATAGTGAGAGATGTGGAAACGTACAAACGGCAGCAACTCCGTAGAGCTATGAAGAAATAAGGGACACTCTGTGGGCGGGCGACATTCAGAGCCTGTATGAGGCATGTGTAGAATTTGACCAGGACCAATTGGAACTCGCGGGCAGGCGGCGGTGAcagggaaggcgaggcgccggAGGGCGGCGTCTGGAGATGAAACTGCTGGACTACACAGAGTTCGAACGGGAGTGTAACAGCGGTGCCACGAGACTGGAGCGGCGGACAGCAACCTGCCGAAGAGCCAGGACGGCACGTAGGTGCTCGGTGAGGCGGCCGCAGGACTTGAACGGATGTCGCGACGAGACAGCAGACCCAGTCATGCAAGGGAACGAAGACGGACACAGTATCGAAGCACAAGCAAACGCCTTGAAAAAAGCAGGGCCGGACACGCAAATGGTGACGGGCGCGCTGAAGAGTGCCATGCACGTTTCGAGGCTCAAGGAAAAACTCGGAATGTCATGACGGCGATTGTTCGCACTGCAGGGCGGCTGCTCACCGCGTTCGAAGCTTCAACCCGTGGGCCAACTCGAGGGATGCCGAATATGCAAAGATTGATGTCAAGTATTCGTGCATCACCCTCCTCTGTTGTTTGCAGCGTCCCGCGCAAGCACTGGAACCAGTGCTCTGTTGACTGTTTTACGTGACTACGAACAAGGTACGTGAGTGTCGGTCTCCTGGACCATGTCTTGGATCGGTTTGCGCCTTCTGTCAGCAGCAACCAGTTGAGCAGGCTGTGGTGTTTAGGATTTTCTGTCGTCTTTTGACTTAACCCCCTTATGCGACTCTCTGTAGCAAATTCACTGAAAGCACAACCATGTGTACAAACAGTACATTAGCGGGGGGAAGTGCGGCGGCATGAATAGAGCCCAGGGGAGAAGCatagaagaaaacgcagtcACACACAGAAGCTTGAAATTGCGAGTTGGCAGTATTAATTGTGCACGACGGGACCACAAGCTCGGCTGGGGACATCGCTATCTGCAGCCACTGTTGCTCTCATCTCGTTTTATTTTGTGTCCTCGAATTCGTCGGTGTTCCTGCTTGCCTTCTCAGTTGAGGGTCGCCATGATTCAGTCTCGTGTGTCAGTTCGTCTTGGACATTACCGAGGTTCTGTCCCGTCTTTCGCATACAGAGTGCCCTTTGGATTGTTGTTCACATGTATCTTTTCCTGTACTCTCGTTCCAGTTTCCTGCATTCGCACCTCTAAACTGGTGGTGATCCAGGTTGCATGTCGTGATTACGTATTTCCCAGATGGACGGGAAGACAGCAAGGACACATCAGAGGTACCGGGCCAGGGGAGCACCGCCGAGCAAAGCGAGAAGGCACTTACGCCCCCAGAAGGAAGTACGCTGATCCAAATGCTCAAACGAAGACGACCTGTACGAGAAGCTCgtgaagaagaggtcgaAGACGGTGATTCGGTCGGAACGCACGATGGTAGGCGCGGTGGACACGCTGCATTGCTTGGTTAGTTTAATATACGGTTTGACTCGTTTGTGTTTATATCTGTCAAGTGACTGGAAGTCTCGTTCATCTCTAGGAAACTCCTTGCCATCAAAGGAGTTATTGCCTGATTCTGTTCTGCTCGAGCACTGCCTCTCGTGTTGCTGTACTTATGTAGCTTACTAACATCCGACGGTCAGCGTAGGGGTGCGTTCCTTTTTCACTGGGGTGTTGGAACTTCTTCGCTTCGGTTGCTTCGCAGACGAATCCGGTAgctccttcgtttttccttccggTCACAAACACGAACTTCATTCTGCCATACCAAAGAGAGGTCGAAACTACAACCACATCAAGTCGACGAACGACCAATATTACAGTGTTGCGATCAGAATGTTagaaagaagcaggaacTACACACGACACACCGTAGCTTCCTAGATCTGTGACGCGCTGTCCGGAAACGGCAACGGACATGGCGTCGCGTCTCAAACGTGCACGAGGGTCTGGGACGACGGCTGGCGAGCGCGACCAGCGCGGAGCGCCGTGCTTCAGGGGCTGAAGTCGATGCGACGATGGACAGTGTTGACCTGCAGATCGTGTGGGCACATCTACGTCAGCAGACAATGGGTGGTGACAAGAGGCCATGGAGAAGGAGTGGCGAGCGGGACGCAGAGCAAGCGTGGGATCTCGTACAGTCCTGTTGGTGTGTTTGTGCGTTGGATAAATTTGCTGTGCTTCGCCACATTGACGTTTCCGTCGCCATCGCCTGCTTATCTCAGGGGGCCCTTCAACTGGTGGGCGTAGTGTTCCAGAGACTCTCAGCAGATGAGGATACGCAAGCACAAGAAGGTACCCATGGGCCAGCTGACATTACAGGTCGCAACACCCAGATTAATCTCTTCTGTTCGACAGCGGCAGTTGAGATGATGCGGGAAGGTCAGGCAACGGGTACACGGGCGTGGCAGGATATGGCGGCGATTCCCGGAACGAAGAAGGATCCCAGTCACAACCATCAGGCGTCTCTGGCATGTCGATTTGTTGTCTCGTTTCAGGTTTGGACAAGCAGCTTGGCGAGGAACCACGCAAAAAAGCTCGAATAGATACGGCCGTAGtgagcgaaaagaaagacaccgGCACACCGGCCAGTCACACCGAAAGCGCCGCCGCAATGGACTTACTCGAGGCGGAAGCGAACCTGGAGGATGATGATGGATACATAGAGTTTCCAGGAGACTGGATGCCTGTGTCGGCGGATTCTGCCGACGAAGACACTGCTGAACCACTTGGTGAGTTGCAGCCGGCAGATGTGAGACGACAAATTGAACAGGCATCAGTGACACATGCATCGGACGGTCAGACTCTATTTCGGAAAAGACTGGCATATGCGGGTGATTTTTGCTCGTGGCTGACATACGTTTGAAATGCGTATCATGCGTGGTTCAGTTCCAGTTACTGTCCCTTTTCTGTGGAgcgctctctgtttttctcacTGTCTGGCTACCAAGTTTAACAATGGATGCCTTGGACTCTTCGAGTTCGATTAGCTGTACCCGCGAGGAAGCCGTCGCTTCAACTAAAGATGTGGCTCGACAGAATTCATCACTGCCTGCAGCGCCTTTTGAAATATGGTGTAGTCTACCACATACACACGCCACCGTAGTCAGCCATGTACAACAGTGTGTCCGTCTACATCCGGATGTCCCTGGCACTCGAAATGTGGGATTGTTCATCGAAGCATCATCGCTTGTATGCATTCGGTACGGTACCCTCGTAACAGGGGCCCATATTGATTGCCTCGTAGTCACCATTCTTCAATCATCCGTCACTGTCTTCCAATACTGCAGCCTATTATTGCGTTTATGGTGGTGTGCACCTGCGACCTCCCATTCCCTAAGTGTGTGATTTCAGTAGGCTACGAAATTATGGGTAATGAACATCTTTCTTTGTCGCGTGCGGCTTTTTTTTCATGAGAAGTGGACAGTACTGGTTGGACCAGCCGTTTACATGTTGAATGTTCCAGCGTTTTCCTGGATACGTCTGTCTGAGCGTGTGTCTAGTGTAGCTTGCTGCTACAGATTTACGCACGCTCGGTATATACGAGTGAAGATCTAACTACCACTGTGACGGTCGTGCTGAAAACGCCCTGTGTGGCCTGCATCATGAATATAATTATTTTTATTTGTGTGGGGGTTTGCATGTGATACTGTTCGAGACTACATCCCTCGATGTGGGCCTCCGAATTCGGGCACTCTTCTTTTGTATGTAACACTGTATTTAGCGATGCCATACAACGAAGGAGTCCGCGGGCTTATCCGCGATATCTCGACCCATGCGTTTCCGCAAGTCTATTCTGCTTTGCATCACCACATTCATGTGCAAAAAGAAACAACAGCCATCTACACTGCCTTTCAGTGTCAGGCATCTCCGTCTCGGCTTCTGTAAATGCATCGACCAAAACTTGATTTTCCCTGTGTAGACGTCATTCACATTGTTTTGATGTGTGAATTCGTCAGCATTGCTCTGGTTCACTCAACGTACTCGAGAATACGGATAATGATCGGTTTGACAGACTTGAGGAAGATATGGGGAAGCAAAATATCACCCCTCATTTCACCAGCGCCCCTCCATTCTCCTTGTGTCCCGCTTTGCATCCGAGAATTCTTCTTTCCAAGTTTTTTGTGATGAAAGCTGTGTGTCCAGGTTCGATATGTTCTTTCGACCATCCTTCCGT from the Toxoplasma gondii ME49 chromosome IX, whole genome shotgun sequence genome contains:
- a CDS encoding hypothetical protein (encoded by transcript TGME49_306230~Predicted trans-membrane domain (TMHMM2.0):107-130) yields the protein MDPRAPSSREGFPPLASLPSPSRSAAAPYSSSASHGLTVAPRPTRESDRRNVTQNQGGRTPSVRTFPPPSSHPTETRSSQTNSILRTSTTRRKDRGRWKRNRSSPSRFSHFVVSSLTAVAACIVFLKLFYHACVVGTRRQTVSPSSISAMRLPTQVSFSSFHSHNSFPLPSVASSLLSGRMHRRLAETPRKGSPQNEPEICQTQDESVGESNSSQEGERRSEDTLTSETGGTGKGGTSSARPGRSKPVHETGEDEAQDEDTLEPHHGQDDEEVRMMTEGGMTQSAELEKSDYNNISEEDMDALLREPELIPTPDHLVDFYKFYSKLFQRLSNDALSRFWNTRRAVSAPKVNTMLRKLAAAVYTARQFKAVRKVLPPCSAAGLETAVAKDAAALEEFVRGTLLKFFGEEIKSCVDALQSELFFTAFAASRGVHGLPRQINRFRVTDFEVTNAYHQRLMNHASELALRLSGRRPVGDWAALLKRRPDISQGLPETSQLKLIIAADATESKFASRFPLELFTILSKGGGSSSPPQESINNPVTPLFSDVIQISDLSPDFLNSFLTHVLNRRSRAIRHARRYMRLKSNYKAMNWLLCSMTTGIQLLSESLIVRSLDVADSSKRLRAEKRMRKVLNNSWLIFGVNPHDIRRLEEILATHASEKTLDLRQQLAAEGGAAGDVRDVLAYMVQDAIEAVRKLDLLGLLQDASHAENILEGTSRASTGTSALLTVLRDYEQDGREDSKDTSEVPGQGSTAEQSEKALTPPEGSTLIQMLKRRRPVREAREEEVEDGDSVGTHDGLDKQLGEEPRKKARIDTAVVSEKKDTGTPASHTESAAAMDLLEAEANLEDDDGYIEFPGDWMPVSADSADEDTAEPLGLAASQTTVTLPGSPVPDGANLFDELFGMFEAQGYAEGVAEHAETSLQEAAQVHEQTLVGTDDDGTPADVADDMESSITSDTEHVQAARMSTSPGSPRSQLTSPSLPSDTGGGGLDAEREDGRLPEGYVDDNEDAASLLMHHTGVLGSGTADPASQSTSQQDSAPCKSVQLDKEEKEDVKETSVSPSGGERDTAMHVDEHDGDAASAEEHFDISEDLILEALLAMDEDGAGAYDAGASDDAELSIEGWFPEEILSMLDDHENEGGDEDPESENA